From one Brachypodium distachyon strain Bd21 chromosome 4, Brachypodium_distachyon_v3.0, whole genome shotgun sequence genomic stretch:
- the LOC100838037 gene encoding uncharacterized protein LOC100838037 isoform X1 — protein MAPPAASALPLCAGSFLLPWRNPASVCVLTRPPLLNVVAMPQPCLVRRFAPASRRKCLASSGRGSQGLRTSQYQFDDDEPLWLAMVRDFAAGLRSLVAFLAEQPRQLKHLEWPGFQNTLRTATLTLILVAVFIVALSSVDAALSYILSWLLRKSA, from the exons ATGGCCCCTCCGGCCGCGAGCGCGCTGCCTCTCTGCGCAG GGTCGTTTCTGCTTCCGTGGCGCAATCCGGCTTCCGTCTGCGTCCTAACGAGACCTCCACTTCTCAATGTC GTTGCAATGCCGCAACCTTGTCTTGTTCGCCGATTTGCTCCGGCCAGCCGTCGAAAATGTCTGGCTTCGTCGGGCCGTGGGAGTCAGGGGCTTCGCACCAGCCAATACCAATTTGATGACGATGAGCCCCTGTGGTTGGCGATGGTCAGAGATTTTGCTGC GGGTTTGAGGAGCTtggtggccttcttggccgagCAGCCGAGGCAATTGAAGCACCTGGAGTGGCCAGGATTTCAGAATACG TTGAGGACGGCTACACTTACTCTCATACTTGTTGCGGTGTTCATTGTTGCGTTGTCTTCTGTTGATGCTGCCCTTTCGTACATCTTGTCCTGGCTACTTCGGAAATCTGCTTAG
- the LOC100838037 gene encoding uncharacterized protein LOC100838037 isoform X2 encodes MAPPAASALPLCAGSFLLPWRNPASVCVLTRPPLLNVAMPQPCLVRRFAPASRRKCLASSGRGSQGLRTSQYQFDDDEPLWLAMVRDFAAGLRSLVAFLAEQPRQLKHLEWPGFQNTLRTATLTLILVAVFIVALSSVDAALSYILSWLLRKSA; translated from the exons ATGGCCCCTCCGGCCGCGAGCGCGCTGCCTCTCTGCGCAG GGTCGTTTCTGCTTCCGTGGCGCAATCCGGCTTCCGTCTGCGTCCTAACGAGACCTCCACTTCTCAAT GTTGCAATGCCGCAACCTTGTCTTGTTCGCCGATTTGCTCCGGCCAGCCGTCGAAAATGTCTGGCTTCGTCGGGCCGTGGGAGTCAGGGGCTTCGCACCAGCCAATACCAATTTGATGACGATGAGCCCCTGTGGTTGGCGATGGTCAGAGATTTTGCTGC GGGTTTGAGGAGCTtggtggccttcttggccgagCAGCCGAGGCAATTGAAGCACCTGGAGTGGCCAGGATTTCAGAATACG TTGAGGACGGCTACACTTACTCTCATACTTGTTGCGGTGTTCATTGTTGCGTTGTCTTCTGTTGATGCTGCCCTTTCGTACATCTTGTCCTGGCTACTTCGGAAATCTGCTTAG
- the LOC100838338 gene encoding 65-kDa microtubule-associated protein 7, whose product MVGIGAALGMEATGCGALLRELQQIWAEVGESEGEKSKVLSQIERECLEVYRRKVDDANRTRVQLHQSVATKEAEVALLMATLGEHKLYPKKDKSYVSLKEQLAAVVPVLDNLKCKKEKRIKQFYDIRSQIQKILSELSEHNDQGDNVNSAVADEHDLSTRKLDNYQAQLRDLQKDKSDRLHKVLEYVNEVHFLCGVLGIDFGKTVNEVHPSLHQNGVEQSRNISNSTLEGLSSTISNLKAERKSRIDKMRDTMESLCQLWKLMDSSEDEKRQFSKVISILITPEEGITSAGVLSQETIEKMEAEVERLTELKTSRLKEIVMKRRTELEDICKNAHIEPDLSTAPEQTNALIDSGTIDPSEILANIESQILKAKEESLSRKDIMERINKWIAACDEETWLEEYNQDSKRYSAGRGAHVNLRRAEKARILVTKIPAMVDNLINRTFAWENARNKPFLYDGGRLISVLEEYRLNREQKEEEKRRYRDQKKLETILLAEREAIFGSKPSPKRMSSLTRKTNGYRSNGSSNGLMTPTPRRSSLGSATPDLSTPRSYSSRCNRYFGDSRRLSVSQLNFGDDSLSTFTSISGSEPESPSMG is encoded by the exons ATGGTGGGCATAGGTGCTGCTTTGGGCATGGAGGCTACTGGCTGTGGCGCTTTGCTCAGAGAGCTTCAG CAAATCTGGGCAGAGGTAGGGGAAAGTGAGGGTGAGAAGAGCAAGGTCTTATCACAGATAGAAAGAGAATGCTTGGAGGTGTACCGCAGGAAGGTGGACGATGCCAATCGGACAAGGGTCCAGCTGCACCAGTCTGTGGCCACCAAAGAAGCTGAAGTTGCATTGTTAATGGCAACTCTAGGGGAGCACAAGCTGTACCCGAAG AAAGACAAGAGCTACGTGTCACTCAAGGAACAACTTGCTGCTGTCGTTCCTGTACTGGACAACCTGAAatgcaagaaagaaaaaaggatcAAGCAGTTCTATGATATTCGATCACAGATCCAGAAGATACTGTCCGAGTTGAGTGAGCATAATGATCAGGGTGATAATGTAAACAGTGCTGTTGCCGATGAACATGATTTGTCAACAAGGAAGCTTGATAACTACCAAGCACAACTTCGTGATCTTCAGAAAGACAAG TCTGATAGACTTCACAAAGTTCTGGAGTATGTAAATGAAGTGCATTTTTTATGTGGAGTCCTTGGAATTGATTTTGGAAAGACCGTAAATGAAGTTCATCCCAGTTTACATCAGAATGGTGTTGAGCAGTCCAGAAACATCAGCAATAGCACATTGGAAGGCCTTTCTAGTACAATATCAAATCTAAAAGCAGAAAGAAAATCTAGAATCGATAAG ATGAGAGACACAATGGAATCATTATGTCAACTCTGGAAGTTAATGGACTCTTCTGAAGATGAGAAGAGACAATTCAGCAAAGTAATCAGTATTCTCATAACACCAGAAGAAGGAATCACATCCGCTGGTGTTCTCTCTCAGGAAACAATCGAGAAG AtggaagctgaggtcgagagGTTAACGGAACTTAAAACCAGCAGACTGAAAGAAATTGTCATGAAGAGAAGGACAGAATTAGAAGATATATGCAAGAATGCACACATAGAACCTGATCTCAGCACAGCCCCTGAGCAAACTAATGCTCTGATTGATTCTG GCACTATTGACCCTTCTGAGATCCTGGCAAATATCGAGTCACAGATACTGAAAGCAAAAGAGGAGTCACTAAGTCGAAAAGATATTATGGAAAGGATAAATAAATGGATTGCTGCTTGTGATGAAGAGACTTGGCTTGAAGAATATAACCAG GACTCAAAGAGGTATAGTGCTGGAAGGGGTGCTCATGTAAACCTTAGAAGGGCAGAAAAGGCACGGATTTTGGTCACTAAAATTCCAG CTATGGTGGACAACCTCATAAACCGGACCTTTGCTTGGGAAAATGCGAGAAATAAGCCCTTCCTCTACGACGGG GGTCGGCTAATATCTGTTCTAGAAGAGTACAGACTTAATAGAGAACAGAAAGAGGAGGAAAAACGGCGATACCGG GACCAGAAGAAGTTGGAGACCATCCTACTTGCAGAGAGAGAAGCAATCTTTGGCTCTAAACCAAGCCCAAAGAGAATGAGCAGTTTAACCAGAAAAACAAATGGATATCGTTCAAATGGAAGCAGTAATGGACTAATGACTCCAACTCCTCGGCGATCATCTCTTGGCAGTGCTACACCCGATCTTTCGACACCCAGATCATATTCCAGTCGCTGTAATAGATACTTTGGTGATTCAAGACGGCTATCAGTATCCCAATTGAACTTTGGTGACGATTCACTATCGACATTTACATCCATTAGTGGTTCTGAACCAGAATCCCCTTCTATGGGATAA